One genomic region from Uloborus diversus isolate 005 chromosome 2, Udiv.v.3.1, whole genome shotgun sequence encodes:
- the LOC129216455 gene encoding uncharacterized protein LOC129216455 encodes MLTVLCDCESIVNSRPLTYVSDDVQDLTPITPSMFLQEIREIGVPDLDALDHQKLNKRHAYTQKIRKDLRSRFRVEYLGQLRQPRTTRNNSPVLKVGDLVIVWTDNCKRIDWPLGRVLEVFTSKDGCVRVAKVKTKTGVFIRPVKKLCSLELGAVSSCELQKLKPPPVTVLEDLCCTTTTSSSPSLTALKLSSGVPSPELKVGSVENAQELN; translated from the coding sequence ATGTTAACAGTCCTCTGCGACTGTGAGAGTATCGTAAATTCGCGACCGTTGACTTACGTAAGTGATGACGTTCAAGATCTTACCCCGATTACCCCTTCTATGTTTTTGCAAGAGATTAGAGAAATCGGTGTTCCAGACTTAGATGCGCTGGATcatcagaaattaaataaacgtCACGCGTATACACAGAAAATACGAAAAGATCTCCGTTCGAGATTTCGAGTGGAATATCTCGGGCAGTTGCGACAACCTAGGACTACTAGAAATAATTCTCCAGTTCTAAAAGTTGGTGATTTAGTTATCGTGTGGACAGATAACTGTAAAAGAATTGACTGGCCACTCGGAAGAGTTCTAGAAGTGTTCACAAGTAAGGATGGATGTGTGCGAGTTGCTAAAGTCAAGACAAAAACGGGTGTCTTCATTCGTCCTGTTAAAAAGTTGTGTTCTCTGGAGTTGGGAGCGGTGTCATCTTGTGAGCTTCAAAAGTTAAAACCCCCTCCTGTGACTGTTCTTGAGGATTTGTGTTGCACCACCACCACCAGTTCATCACCTAGCCTGACAGCATTGAAGTTGAGTTCCGGAGTCCCGAGCCCTGAACTCAAGGTGGGGAGTGTGGAAAACGcccaagaactgaactga